A genomic window from Hyalangium minutum includes:
- a CDS encoding catalase — translation MAPRKAPPKTASNGKTESLETFRERPENQTFTTDQGIPISHTDDSLKAGVRGPTLLEDFHFREKMTRFDHERIPERVVHARGSAAHGYFQVYKPLEKYTQAKFLNDPSLKTPVFVRFSTVAGSRGSADTVRDVRGFATKFYTPEGNFDLVGNNIPVFFIQDGIKFPDVVHAVKPEPHHEMPQAASAHDSFWDFVSLVPETAHMIMWTMSDRALPRSYRMMEGFGVHTFRLINAQGKSHLVKFHWKPLLGTHALVWDEAQKISGKDPDFHRRDLWEAIESGNFPEYELGLQIVSEEDAQKYGFDLLDATKLLPEEQVPVQRVGKMVLNRNPDNFFAETEQVAYCVSNVVPGIDFTNDPLMQARLFSYLDTQLTRLGGPNFAEIPINRPVAPVHNHQQDGFHRDTINTGRANYHPNSLGGGCPFMANPQQAFRHHPERMEGNKVRQRSESFSDHFSQATLFFKSLSRPEQQHLIAALQFELGKVERPEVRERVVNQILANIDTELATRVALAVGVPAPKAVKPPKGDKKRNAITTAPSLSMLNTPKDSIQTRKIAVMVADGFSALEVNAVKKALVAGGAIVELVAPKLGPVKSQEGEEAMPEKTFLTASSVLYDAIYAPGGEKSVATIKQLADAMEFIRDAYRHCKAVGLSGEGTQLLEAAGLHQAPAAQPLDADPGIVQSAKGDMKKFTKNFITAIAAHRNWDREAPPPA, via the coding sequence ATGGCACCGCGCAAAGCGCCTCCGAAGACCGCTTCCAACGGCAAGACCGAGAGCCTCGAGACCTTCCGGGAGCGTCCCGAGAACCAAACCTTCACCACGGATCAAGGCATCCCCATCTCGCACACGGATGACTCGCTGAAGGCGGGCGTCCGGGGGCCCACGCTGCTGGAGGACTTCCACTTCCGCGAGAAGATGACCCGCTTCGACCACGAGCGCATCCCGGAGCGCGTGGTGCACGCGCGCGGCTCCGCCGCCCACGGCTACTTCCAGGTCTACAAGCCCCTGGAGAAGTACACGCAGGCGAAGTTCCTCAACGATCCCTCCTTGAAGACGCCGGTGTTCGTCCGGTTCTCCACGGTTGCGGGCTCGCGCGGCTCGGCGGACACCGTGCGCGACGTGCGCGGCTTCGCCACCAAGTTCTACACCCCCGAGGGCAACTTCGACCTGGTGGGCAACAACATCCCCGTCTTCTTCATCCAGGACGGCATCAAGTTCCCGGATGTCGTCCACGCGGTGAAGCCCGAGCCGCACCACGAGATGCCGCAGGCTGCCTCGGCGCATGACTCGTTCTGGGACTTCGTCTCGCTGGTGCCGGAGACAGCCCACATGATCATGTGGACCATGTCGGATCGCGCCCTGCCTCGCAGCTACCGGATGATGGAGGGGTTCGGCGTTCACACCTTCCGGCTGATCAACGCGCAGGGCAAGTCGCACCTGGTGAAGTTCCACTGGAAGCCCCTGCTGGGCACCCACGCACTGGTGTGGGACGAGGCGCAGAAGATCTCCGGCAAGGATCCGGACTTCCACCGGCGCGATCTCTGGGAAGCCATCGAGTCCGGCAACTTCCCCGAGTACGAGCTGGGCCTGCAGATCGTCTCCGAGGAAGACGCGCAGAAGTACGGCTTCGACCTGCTGGATGCGACGAAGCTGCTGCCCGAGGAGCAAGTGCCTGTGCAGCGGGTGGGCAAGATGGTGCTCAACCGCAACCCGGACAACTTCTTCGCGGAGACCGAGCAGGTGGCCTACTGCGTGAGCAACGTGGTGCCGGGGATCGACTTCACCAATGATCCGCTGATGCAGGCGCGGCTCTTCTCGTACCTGGACACGCAGCTGACGCGGTTGGGCGGCCCCAACTTCGCGGAGATTCCCATCAACCGGCCGGTGGCGCCGGTGCACAACCACCAGCAGGACGGGTTCCACCGCGACACCATCAACACGGGCCGTGCCAACTACCACCCCAACTCGCTGGGCGGCGGGTGCCCCTTCATGGCCAACCCGCAACAGGCCTTCCGGCACCACCCGGAGCGCATGGAGGGCAACAAGGTCCGCCAACGCAGCGAGAGCTTCAGCGATCACTTCAGCCAGGCCACGCTCTTCTTCAAGAGCCTCAGCCGGCCGGAGCAGCAGCACCTCATCGCCGCGCTGCAGTTCGAGCTTGGCAAGGTGGAGCGCCCGGAGGTCCGTGAGCGCGTGGTGAACCAGATCCTCGCGAACATCGACACGGAGCTCGCCACCCGCGTGGCCCTGGCCGTGGGCGTGCCGGCCCCCAAGGCCGTCAAGCCGCCCAAGGGCGACAAGAAGCGCAACGCGATCACCACCGCGCCCTCTTTGAGCATGCTGAACACGCCGAAGGACTCCATCCAGACGCGGAAGATCGCCGTCATGGTGGCCGACGGGTTCTCCGCTCTGGAGGTGAACGCGGTGAAGAAGGCGCTGGTGGCGGGCGGCGCCATCGTGGAGCTGGTGGCCCCCAAGCTGGGCCCCGTCAAGAGCCAGGAGGGCGAAGAGGCGATGCCGGAGAAGACGTTCCTCACGGCGTCCTCAGTGCTGTACGACGCCATCTACGCCCCCGGCGGCGAGAAGAGCGTGGCCACGATCAAGCAGCTCGCGGACGCGATGGAGTTCATCCGTGACGCCTACCGGCACTGCAAAGCCGTGGGCCTCTCGGGCGAGGGCACGCAGCTCTTGGAGGCCGCCGGCCTGCACCAGGCCCCCGCGGCCCAGCCCCTGGACGCGGATCCGGGCATCGTCCAGAGCGCCAAGGGCGACATGAAGAAGTTCACCAAGAACTTCATCACCGCCATCGCCGCGCACCGCAACTGGGATCGCGAGGCGCCGCCGCCGGCCTAG
- a CDS encoding MarR family winged helix-turn-helix transcriptional regulator — protein MQMLALKAIERGEVRGQAALAERLLVDPPAVSRLVDRLVEDGLMKRAPGEDRRCVRLEVTEAGRKEVAAYLSELERLESEVRKHLTAQEVKTLRHLLEKLQTGLQEIDASSSEEEEVKERRT, from the coding sequence ATGCAGATGCTGGCGCTGAAAGCCATCGAGCGGGGGGAGGTCCGGGGCCAGGCGGCGTTGGCCGAGCGGCTGTTGGTGGATCCGCCGGCGGTGAGCCGGCTGGTGGATCGGCTCGTGGAGGATGGGCTGATGAAGCGCGCGCCGGGAGAGGATCGCCGTTGCGTGCGCTTGGAGGTGACGGAGGCAGGCCGCAAGGAGGTGGCGGCCTACCTCTCCGAGCTGGAGCGCCTGGAGTCCGAGGTGCGCAAGCACCTGACGGCGCAGGAGGTGAAGACGCTCCGCCACCTCCTGGAGAAGCTGCAGACGGGGCTGCAGGAGATCGATGCCTCCTCTTCCGAGGAAGAGGAGGTGAAGGAGCGGCGGACGTAG
- a CDS encoding TolC family protein: protein MPSRPVLLLGFLATTALAEPQTAVPPPTQFQPKVEDPMLAPVPPASQQVERWEEALGLLKERNTDLGSAEANVDRAQGRWRQALSLLLPNARFSAGVAIDALHPDTPVLSSGAPISAGTGTGRQPTTPLGSGTVSLSQSVVDLSAWRGLSSAEASQRSAEASLQDVQRRLTLGLSRSLVAVVAAERAAELNRLGLRQALERAALVQRTLELGAATQLDLTRTRQDVEVARQSLIAGDEQLRRAREALGLSLGITEGVGVSPNFQLQGLVAQTQAGCAPLKSVDERPDLVAAHAQLESSRDSRRQASAGYLPTLGLTSNLLAYTTEPGPGRVSTWNIAAVLAVPIWEGGLRGGLVRERAGVERQAEATLERTRRDAQQEVARSRRGVEVAEALVKATAEARSLAEQTDQLTRRSFEIGRSTSLELVQSAAALRQAELALALREFELVQARLDAFLTEARCDW from the coding sequence ATGCCCTCACGCCCTGTACTCCTCCTCGGCTTCCTCGCCACCACCGCGCTGGCGGAGCCTCAGACGGCGGTTCCTCCGCCCACCCAGTTCCAGCCCAAAGTAGAGGACCCGATGCTGGCCCCGGTTCCCCCGGCCTCCCAGCAAGTGGAGCGTTGGGAGGAGGCCCTGGGGCTGCTGAAGGAGCGCAACACGGATCTGGGGAGCGCGGAGGCAAACGTTGACCGCGCCCAGGGCCGCTGGCGCCAGGCCTTGTCCTTGCTGCTGCCCAACGCGCGCTTCTCCGCGGGCGTTGCCATCGACGCCCTGCACCCGGACACGCCGGTGCTGTCATCGGGCGCGCCGATCAGCGCTGGGACAGGAACCGGACGCCAACCCACCACGCCACTCGGATCGGGAACCGTGTCTCTGTCCCAGTCCGTGGTGGACCTCAGCGCGTGGCGGGGACTGTCCTCGGCCGAGGCCTCCCAGCGAAGCGCCGAGGCGAGCCTGCAGGACGTGCAGCGCAGGCTCACCCTGGGACTCTCCCGCTCCCTGGTGGCCGTGGTCGCCGCCGAGCGCGCCGCCGAGCTGAACCGGCTGGGCCTGCGCCAGGCGCTGGAGCGAGCCGCCCTTGTCCAGCGCACGCTGGAGCTGGGCGCCGCCACCCAATTGGACCTGACGCGTACGCGGCAGGACGTGGAGGTGGCGCGCCAGTCCCTCATCGCCGGAGACGAACAGCTGCGCCGAGCCCGTGAGGCGCTCGGGCTGTCGCTGGGCATCACCGAGGGCGTGGGAGTGAGCCCGAACTTCCAGTTGCAGGGGCTGGTGGCTCAGACGCAGGCGGGCTGCGCGCCGCTGAAGAGCGTGGACGAGCGGCCGGATCTGGTGGCCGCCCATGCTCAGCTCGAGTCCTCGCGCGACAGCCGCCGCCAAGCCTCCGCGGGCTACCTGCCCACGCTGGGCCTCACCAGCAACCTCCTTGCCTACACCACCGAGCCTGGCCCGGGCCGCGTGTCCACCTGGAACATCGCCGCGGTGCTGGCCGTCCCCATCTGGGAGGGCGGGCTGCGCGGCGGCCTCGTGCGGGAGCGCGCGGGCGTGGAGCGGCAGGCGGAAGCCACCCTGGAGCGCACCCGGCGGGATGCGCAGCAGGAGGTGGCTCGGTCGCGGCGAGGTGTGGAGGTGGCCGAGGCGCTGGTGAAGGCGACGGCCGAGGCTCGCTCGCTGGCCGAGCAGACCGACCAGCTGACCCGCCGTTCTTTTGAAATTGGCCGCAGCACCAGCTTGGAGTTGGTTCAAAGCGCGGCGGCCCTGCGTCAGGCGGAATTGGCCCTGGCGCTGCGTGAGTTCGAGCTTGTCCAGGCACGCCTGGATGCATTCTTGACGGAGGCCCGGTGCGACTGGTGA
- a CDS encoding efflux RND transporter periplasmic adaptor subunit: protein MKRVRPLKALMTGFWGLTLMAGVVGCSGQPAAKPPPPPREVEALTLAPSQTRDTGEYLGSLISRQSVNVVPQVAGYVRRIHVTPGQKVEAGTTLLEVDARQETAALENAEAQRTSAQAGLELAKQTRERTEALYKEGLVSAQELERARSQSETAEAAARAASAQVSQRQVQLQYYAVRAPFAGTVGDVLVRMGDYVGATTPLTSVAQADALEVSVSVPSERARSLQPNTLIELLDATGKVVLTSNIFFIAPQADPRTQLVEIKAAFRNTAGLRPNELVRARMVYSTRNALQVPALAVVRQSGQPFAFVVQDKEGKTVVERRPIKLGPLGEQSYVVESGLREGDRIAVSSLQLLRDGAPVKVKPPPPAVVGADAPGATGGSTGGSR from the coding sequence GTGAAGCGGGTGCGCCCCTTGAAGGCGCTGATGACAGGATTTTGGGGACTGACGCTGATGGCAGGAGTGGTGGGCTGCAGCGGTCAGCCAGCGGCGAAGCCTCCTCCTCCGCCACGTGAGGTGGAGGCGCTGACGCTGGCGCCCAGCCAGACACGGGACACCGGGGAGTATCTGGGCTCGCTGATCTCGCGGCAGAGCGTCAACGTGGTGCCGCAAGTGGCCGGCTACGTACGCCGCATCCACGTGACGCCGGGCCAGAAGGTGGAGGCGGGTACGACGCTGCTCGAGGTGGATGCGCGCCAGGAGACCGCCGCGCTCGAGAACGCCGAGGCCCAGCGCACCTCCGCCCAGGCGGGGCTCGAGCTGGCCAAGCAGACGCGCGAGCGCACGGAGGCCCTCTATAAGGAGGGGCTCGTGAGCGCCCAGGAACTGGAGCGCGCCCGCTCGCAGTCCGAGACAGCCGAGGCCGCCGCGCGCGCCGCTTCCGCCCAGGTGTCCCAGCGTCAGGTGCAGCTCCAGTACTACGCGGTGCGCGCCCCCTTCGCTGGCACGGTGGGCGATGTGCTGGTGCGCATGGGCGACTACGTCGGCGCCACCACGCCGCTGACGAGCGTGGCCCAGGCGGACGCGCTCGAGGTCAGCGTGTCGGTGCCCTCGGAGCGAGCCCGCTCGCTGCAGCCGAACACGCTCATCGAGCTGCTGGATGCCACTGGCAAGGTGGTGCTCACGAGCAACATCTTCTTCATCGCTCCGCAGGCGGATCCGCGCACGCAGCTGGTGGAGATCAAGGCGGCCTTCCGCAACACCGCGGGCCTGCGCCCCAACGAGCTGGTGCGCGCGCGCATGGTGTACTCCACACGCAACGCCCTGCAGGTGCCGGCGCTCGCGGTGGTGCGCCAGAGCGGCCAGCCCTTCGCCTTCGTGGTGCAGGACAAGGAGGGCAAGACCGTGGTGGAGCGGCGTCCCATCAAGCTGGGGCCCCTGGGAGAGCAGAGCTATGTGGTGGAGAGCGGCCTGCGGGAGGGCGATCGCATCGCGGTCTCCTCGCTGCAGCTGCTGCGCGACGGCGCACCGGTGAAGGTGAAGCCGCCGCCTCCCGCCGTGGTGGGGGCGGACGCCCCCGGCGCCACGGGAGGATCCACGGGAGGCTCCCGCTAG
- a CDS encoding efflux RND transporter permease subunit: protein MFVDFFIRRPIFAAVCSILLTLVGVLAIPTLPIAQYPDLAPPTVSVTSTYVGASAEVVENAVTIPLEQELNGVEGMRFITSTSSNDGVSQISITFEPTRDLEVAAVDVQNRVSRAASRLPSQVNQTGIVVNKASSQLLMSFGLYSPDERYDAQFLSNYADVNLRDAIKRVKGVGEVRIFGERKFSMRLWLDPTELARRKLTPQDVVRALQEQNLQVAAGQVGQAPSSESQPYQLAVRARGRLIEPEEFNDIVLQRSQDGKLVRVKDVGHAELGAENYGQLMRFNGKAGAGLGIFQLPTANALDVRDGVTKEMERLSKSFPQGMEYRPGTDTTLAVRASIHEVVETLVEAILLVILVIFLFLHGWRSVLITALTLPVSLVGTFAFVKAFDFSINTLTLFGLTLATGLVVDDAIVVIENIERLMAEKKLTARQAARAGMKEVSGAVVAISIVLVAVFVPVAFFPGTTGAIYRQFALTIAASVALSTFCALTLTPALSALLLKHGHGPKWIVFQKIDQMLDWARRSYGRSLGFLLKHPVAVLLAFAVCVGGTVALFRSVPTGFIPDEDQGYLIISVQGPEGMSIAQTEKVLREVEQVLNQQPEVAAMFVIGGFSFSGSGPNIATAFATLKPWEERKGYEHSVAGMVERLRGPLSRIGAARVLPFQPPAIRGVGNVGGFQFIVEDINGTGSLDNLSAAVQDLVAKGNEEGRLRGVFTSFTADSPLLDVEVDRQKAKALGVPIEQIFSTMQLYMGSQYVNDFNYASRTYRVYLQADQQFRDSPADIGAFYVRSDSGDMIPLEALVKVTPTTSAQIIRHYNLFRSAEINGQGAPGVSSGQALDAMETLAAQNLPQGMSSEWTGISLEQKESGGQTLAIFGMGLVFVFLVLAAQYESFSLPFVVILSVPLAILGALGLQVLRGLSNDVFCQVGLVMLVGLASKNAILIVEFAEQLREQGKSAVEAAISAAEVRLRPILMTSIAFLLGVVPLMLATGAGSAARNSLGTAIFGGMFVSTVINLIFIPSLYVLVQKLRGETKRSHEDEEEAAAPAPAP from the coding sequence GTGTTCGTCGACTTCTTCATCCGGCGGCCCATCTTCGCGGCCGTCTGCTCCATCCTTTTGACGCTGGTGGGCGTGCTGGCCATCCCCACGCTGCCCATCGCGCAGTACCCGGACCTGGCTCCGCCCACGGTGTCGGTCACCAGCACCTACGTGGGCGCCAGCGCCGAGGTGGTGGAGAACGCCGTCACCATCCCGCTGGAGCAAGAGCTCAACGGTGTGGAGGGCATGCGCTTCATCACCTCCACCAGCAGCAACGACGGTGTGAGCCAGATCTCCATCACCTTCGAGCCCACGCGCGATCTCGAGGTGGCGGCGGTGGACGTGCAGAACCGCGTCAGCCGCGCCGCCTCGCGCCTGCCCTCGCAGGTGAACCAGACGGGCATCGTGGTGAACAAGGCCTCCAGCCAGCTGCTGATGAGCTTCGGCCTCTACAGCCCGGACGAGCGCTATGACGCGCAGTTCCTGAGCAACTACGCGGACGTGAACCTGCGCGACGCCATCAAGCGCGTGAAGGGCGTGGGTGAGGTGCGCATCTTCGGCGAGCGCAAGTTCTCCATGCGCCTGTGGCTGGATCCCACGGAGCTGGCGCGCCGCAAGCTGACCCCGCAGGACGTGGTGCGCGCGCTCCAGGAGCAGAACCTCCAGGTGGCCGCGGGCCAGGTGGGCCAGGCGCCCTCCAGCGAGAGCCAGCCCTACCAGCTCGCGGTGCGCGCGCGCGGCCGGCTCATCGAGCCCGAGGAGTTCAACGACATCGTCCTGCAGCGCAGCCAGGACGGGAAGCTGGTGCGCGTGAAGGACGTGGGGCACGCGGAGCTGGGCGCGGAGAACTACGGCCAGCTGATGCGCTTCAACGGCAAGGCGGGTGCGGGCCTGGGCATCTTCCAACTGCCCACCGCCAACGCGCTGGACGTGCGCGACGGCGTGACGAAGGAGATGGAGCGGCTCTCCAAGAGCTTCCCGCAGGGCATGGAGTACCGGCCGGGCACGGACACCACCCTGGCGGTGCGCGCCTCCATCCACGAGGTGGTCGAGACACTGGTGGAGGCCATCCTCCTCGTCATCCTGGTCATCTTCCTGTTCTTGCACGGGTGGCGCAGCGTGCTCATCACCGCGCTCACCCTACCCGTGTCGCTGGTGGGCACCTTCGCGTTCGTGAAGGCGTTCGACTTCTCCATCAACACGCTGACGCTGTTCGGCCTCACGCTGGCCACGGGCCTCGTGGTGGACGACGCCATCGTGGTCATCGAGAACATCGAGCGCCTGATGGCCGAGAAGAAGCTCACGGCCCGGCAGGCGGCCCGCGCGGGCATGAAGGAGGTGTCCGGCGCGGTGGTGGCCATCTCCATCGTGCTGGTGGCGGTGTTCGTGCCGGTGGCCTTCTTCCCTGGCACCACGGGCGCCATCTACCGGCAGTTCGCGTTGACGATCGCCGCCTCCGTGGCGCTCTCCACCTTCTGCGCGCTGACCCTCACGCCCGCGCTGAGCGCCCTGTTGCTGAAGCACGGCCACGGGCCGAAGTGGATCGTCTTCCAGAAGATCGATCAGATGCTCGACTGGGCGCGGCGGAGCTATGGGCGCTCGCTGGGCTTCCTGCTGAAGCACCCGGTGGCGGTGCTGCTGGCCTTCGCGGTCTGCGTGGGTGGCACCGTGGCGCTGTTCCGCTCGGTGCCCACGGGCTTCATCCCCGACGAGGACCAGGGCTACCTCATCATCTCCGTGCAGGGCCCCGAGGGCATGTCCATTGCTCAAACGGAGAAGGTGCTGCGCGAGGTGGAGCAGGTGCTGAACCAGCAGCCCGAGGTGGCGGCCATGTTCGTCATCGGCGGCTTCTCCTTCAGCGGCTCCGGCCCCAACATCGCCACGGCCTTCGCCACGCTGAAGCCGTGGGAAGAGCGCAAGGGCTATGAGCACTCCGTGGCTGGCATGGTGGAGCGGCTGCGCGGCCCGCTGAGCCGCATCGGCGCGGCGCGCGTGCTGCCCTTCCAGCCCCCGGCCATCCGCGGCGTGGGCAACGTGGGCGGCTTCCAGTTCATCGTCGAGGACATCAACGGCACCGGCTCGCTGGACAACCTGAGCGCGGCCGTCCAAGACCTGGTGGCCAAGGGCAACGAGGAGGGCCGCCTGCGCGGCGTCTTCACCTCCTTCACGGCGGACTCCCCGCTGCTGGACGTGGAGGTGGATCGCCAGAAGGCCAAGGCCCTGGGCGTCCCCATCGAGCAGATCTTCTCCACGATGCAGCTCTACATGGGCAGCCAGTACGTGAACGACTTCAACTACGCCAGCCGCACCTACCGCGTGTACCTGCAGGCCGATCAGCAGTTCCGCGACAGCCCGGCGGACATCGGCGCGTTCTACGTGCGCAGCGACTCCGGCGACATGATCCCGCTCGAGGCGCTGGTGAAGGTGACGCCCACCACCTCCGCGCAGATCATCCGGCACTACAACCTGTTCCGCTCGGCGGAAATCAACGGCCAGGGCGCTCCGGGCGTCTCCTCCGGCCAGGCGCTGGACGCCATGGAGACGCTGGCCGCCCAGAACCTGCCCCAGGGCATGAGCTCCGAGTGGACGGGCATCAGCCTGGAGCAGAAAGAGAGCGGCGGGCAGACGCTGGCCATCTTCGGCATGGGCCTCGTGTTCGTGTTCTTGGTGCTGGCTGCCCAGTACGAGAGCTTCAGCCTCCCGTTCGTGGTCATCCTCTCGGTGCCGCTCGCCATCCTGGGGGCGCTCGGGCTGCAGGTGCTCCGTGGGCTGTCGAATGACGTGTTCTGTCAGGTGGGTCTGGTGATGCTGGTGGGTCTGGCCAGCAAGAACGCCATCCTCATCGTCGAGTTCGCCGAGCAGCTGCGCGAGCAGGGCAAGAGCGCGGTGGAAGCGGCGATCTCAGCGGCCGAGGTGCGGCTGCGGCCCATCCTCATGACGTCCATCGCGTTCCTGCTGGGCGTGGTGCCGCTGATGCTGGCCACGGGCGCGGGCTCGGCGGCTCGCAACTCGCTGGGCACGGCCATCTTCGGCGGCATGTTCGTGTCCACGGTCATCAACCTCATCTTCATCCCGAGCTTGTACGTGCTGGTGCAGAAGCTCCGGGGTGAGACGAAGCGCTCCCACGAGGACGAGGAGGAGGCAGCCGCTCCGGCTCCTGCTCCTTGA
- a CDS encoding dipeptidase gives MNRRIPALLAALPVTVTLAAPPALACTSMLVSKGATADGATFMTYSADSHELYGELYYTPARRHEPGAQRDIIEWDTGKFLGKIPEAPVTYSVVGNMNEHQLSIGESTFGGRKELETPNGVIDYGSLIYIALERSKTAREAIQVMTRLVAEHGYASTGESFSIADPKETWLMEMIGKGEGQKGAVWVARKLPEGYLTAHANQARIRQFPLTDPSTTIYSPDVISFARAKGWYSGADKDFSFADTYAPFDFEAQRFSESRVWSIFRRAAPSQKLGVEYVDGSAPDKRLPLWVKPDKKLSVQDTMALMRDHFDGTPLDMAKDVGAGPYGAPYRWRPLTWEVDGKKYVNERAISTQQTGFSFVAQLRDWMPAPVGGVLWFGVDDTAMTVYTPMYAGIRQAPKNLAQGVASRGKFSWDSSFWVFNWVSNQAYARWSDMSVDVQKEQGELERQFLADQAGIEKKVLEQYKRNPEEARQFLTEYSGKLGEQVHTRWRRLGENLLVKYIDGNVRDDQGKVNHPPYPQSWYRRIAQETGQHLQLPAEPAQKPAAAPAVTPAAAPAAPAQKPEPKPTVAPAP, from the coding sequence ATGAACCGACGCATTCCGGCCCTGCTTGCCGCGCTGCCCGTCACCGTGACGCTGGCCGCTCCCCCTGCCCTCGCATGCACCAGCATGCTCGTCTCCAAGGGGGCCACGGCGGACGGCGCCACCTTCATGACGTACAGCGCGGACTCGCACGAGCTCTACGGCGAGCTGTACTACACCCCCGCACGGCGCCATGAGCCCGGCGCACAGCGCGACATCATCGAGTGGGACACGGGGAAGTTCCTCGGGAAGATTCCCGAGGCCCCCGTCACCTACTCGGTGGTGGGCAACATGAACGAGCACCAGCTCTCCATCGGCGAGTCCACGTTCGGCGGCCGCAAGGAGCTGGAGACTCCGAATGGCGTCATCGACTACGGCTCGCTCATCTACATCGCTCTGGAGCGGTCCAAGACGGCACGCGAGGCCATCCAGGTCATGACGCGCTTGGTGGCCGAGCACGGCTACGCCTCCACCGGTGAGTCCTTCTCCATCGCCGACCCGAAGGAGACCTGGCTGATGGAGATGATCGGCAAGGGCGAGGGGCAGAAGGGTGCGGTGTGGGTGGCTCGCAAGCTGCCCGAGGGCTATCTCACCGCGCACGCCAACCAGGCGCGCATCCGCCAGTTTCCGCTGACCGATCCGTCCACGACGATCTACTCGCCGGACGTCATCTCCTTCGCCCGGGCGAAGGGCTGGTACTCCGGAGCGGACAAGGACTTCAGCTTCGCGGACACGTATGCCCCGTTCGACTTCGAAGCACAGCGGTTCTCCGAGTCGCGCGTGTGGAGCATCTTCCGGCGTGCGGCGCCCTCGCAGAAGCTGGGCGTGGAGTACGTGGATGGCTCGGCGCCCGACAAGCGCCTGCCGCTGTGGGTGAAGCCAGACAAGAAGCTGTCCGTGCAGGACACCATGGCGCTGATGCGGGATCACTTCGACGGCACGCCGCTGGACATGGCGAAGGACGTAGGGGCTGGGCCGTATGGAGCGCCCTATCGCTGGCGGCCGTTGACGTGGGAGGTGGACGGGAAGAAGTACGTCAACGAGCGCGCCATCTCCACGCAGCAAACCGGATTCTCCTTCGTGGCGCAGCTGCGCGACTGGATGCCGGCGCCCGTGGGCGGCGTGCTCTGGTTCGGCGTGGATGACACCGCGATGACGGTGTACACGCCGATGTACGCGGGCATCCGGCAGGCTCCGAAGAATCTGGCGCAGGGCGTGGCCAGCCGGGGCAAATTCTCGTGGGACTCGTCCTTCTGGGTGTTCAACTGGGTGTCGAACCAGGCTTACGCGCGTTGGAGCGACATGTCCGTGGACGTGCAGAAGGAGCAGGGCGAGCTGGAGCGCCAGTTCCTCGCGGACCAAGCGGGCATCGAGAAGAAGGTGCTGGAGCAGTACAAGCGCAACCCCGAGGAGGCACGTCAGTTCCTCACGGAGTACTCCGGGAAGCTGGGCGAGCAGGTCCACACACGCTGGCGTCGGCTGGGTGAGAATCTGCTGGTGAAGTACATCGACGGCAACGTCCGGGATGACCAGGGCAAGGTGAACCACCCGCCGTATCCACAGTCGTGGTACCGGCGCATCGCTCAGGAGACGGGGCAGCACCTGCAGCTGCCTGCCGAGCCTGCGCAGAAGCCCGCTGCTGCGCCTGCGGTGACACCTGCTGCTGCTCCTGCCGCGCCCGCGCAGAAGCCGGAGCCGAAGCCGACGGTGGCTCCCGCGCCCTAG
- a CDS encoding DUF1697 domain-containing protein: protein MTRYVALLRGINVGGNKKVPMAQLRNLMEGLGYTDVATLLQSGNAVFTTKEKNPAKVAKQLETAIAKEFGFDVAVIIRTRDELAAVIQANPLSGAEDAPSKFLVTFLSDVPEKKRLQEIDPKAYLPEEFRVVGREIYARFPNGIGNSKLATVLGGPRLGVTPTARNWSTVTKLLELADR, encoded by the coding sequence ATGACCCGGTACGTCGCCTTGCTGCGCGGTATCAACGTGGGGGGCAACAAGAAGGTCCCGATGGCCCAGCTCCGCAATCTGATGGAGGGGCTCGGCTACACCGATGTCGCCACACTGCTCCAGAGCGGCAACGCCGTCTTCACCACCAAGGAGAAGAACCCGGCGAAGGTCGCCAAGCAGCTCGAGACCGCCATCGCGAAGGAGTTCGGCTTCGACGTCGCCGTCATCATCCGCACCCGGGATGAGCTCGCTGCCGTCATCCAGGCAAATCCTCTCTCCGGTGCCGAGGACGCACCTTCCAAGTTCCTCGTGACGTTCCTCTCTGATGTCCCCGAGAAGAAGCGGCTCCAGGAGATCGATCCGAAGGCCTACCTCCCGGAGGAGTTCCGAGTCGTCGGGCGTGAGATCTACGCCCGGTTTCCCAACGGCATTGGGAACTCGAAGCTGGCGACCGTGCTCGGCGGGCCGCGCCTGGGAGTCACCCCTACGGCCCGCAACTGGAGCACCGTCACCAAGCTCCTGGAGCTCGCTGACCGCTAG